A genomic region of Dictyoglomus sp. NZ13-RE01 contains the following coding sequences:
- a CDS encoding 3-isopropylmalate dehydratase yields MKFEGKAHKFGDDINTDYIISGKYKFKSLDFNEMAKHLLEDIYPNFYEKITPGDIIVAGKNFGCGSSREQAPLVIKYAGISAVLAKSFARIFFRNAINVGLPVIECDTDQIDDGDVLSIDLINGEIYNKSKNSIIKIYSKLPNIMIDILQAGGLVEYLKKEKDFKLK; encoded by the coding sequence ATGAAATTTGAGGGAAAAGCACATAAATTTGGAGACGATATAAATACTGATTATATTATCTCAGGTAAATACAAGTTTAAATCCTTAGATTTTAATGAGATGGCTAAACATTTATTAGAAGATATTTATCCAAATTTTTATGAGAAGATAACACCAGGAGATATTATTGTTGCTGGTAAAAATTTTGGTTGTGGTTCATCCCGTGAGCAAGCACCTTTAGTCATAAAGTATGCTGGAATTAGTGCTGTTCTTGCTAAAAGCTTTGCAAGAATTTTCTTTAGAAACGCCATTAATGTTGGACTTCCTGTAATTGAATGTGATACAGATCAAATTGATGATGGAGATGTTTTAAGTATTGATTTGATTAATGGGGAGATTTATAATAAATCTAAAAATTCTATAATAAAAATTTATTCAAAATTACCAAATATCATGATTGATATTTTACAAGCAGGAGGATTAGTTGAGTATTTAAAGAAAGAAAAAGATTTCAAACTAAAATGA
- a CDS encoding 3-isopropylmalate dehydratase large subunit (catalyzes the isomerization between 2-isopropylmalate and 3-isopropylmalate in leucine biosynthesis): MGKTISEKIFSKQSGKDVKAGDLVIATISAMMGQDGTSPLAIKVFEELGGERVINNEKVLLVLDHSAPPPNEGVANLHKLMRDFAYKHNLNLSEIGEGVCHQVFMERGFATPGSLIIGADSHTCTYGALNCFSTGVGSSELAAAMYTGKLWFKVPESVKIILNGKLKKGVTAKDVILYLVGYFKVDGLTYKAVEFDGEVIRDLSIDGRATITNMVVEMGAKAGIMPFDEKTMYFFKEIGLDIREGISADPDATYLETYTFDLSNLEPQIALPHQVDNVLPISKVDKIKIHEAYIGTCTNGRLEDLRLSANLLKGKKIAKGVKFIVAPASKRIYLQALKEGLIETFINAGAVVVNPGCGPCVGTHQGVPADNENVISTANRNFKGRMGNNKAFIYLASPLTVTASAIKGEITNPLEVLD; encoded by the coding sequence ATGGGAAAGACTATTAGTGAAAAAATTTTTTCAAAACAGTCAGGTAAAGACGTAAAAGCAGGAGATCTTGTTATAGCAACTATATCTGCTATGATGGGGCAAGATGGCACATCCCCACTGGCAATAAAAGTCTTTGAAGAACTTGGTGGAGAAAGGGTAATTAATAATGAAAAAGTTCTTTTGGTATTAGATCATTCCGCACCACCACCAAATGAAGGGGTTGCAAATTTACATAAACTAATGAGAGACTTTGCCTACAAACATAATCTTAATTTATCTGAGATTGGTGAGGGAGTTTGTCATCAAGTTTTTATGGAAAGGGGATTTGCTACTCCAGGAAGTCTGATTATAGGGGCTGATTCCCATACATGTACATATGGAGCATTGAACTGCTTTTCAACTGGTGTAGGATCAAGCGAACTTGCAGCAGCAATGTATACAGGCAAATTGTGGTTTAAGGTTCCAGAATCTGTAAAAATTATTTTAAATGGAAAATTAAAAAAGGGAGTAACAGCAAAAGATGTGATTTTATATCTTGTAGGCTACTTTAAAGTAGATGGATTAACTTATAAGGCTGTAGAATTTGATGGAGAGGTTATAAGAGATTTGTCCATCGATGGAAGAGCTACTATTACAAATATGGTTGTAGAAATGGGAGCAAAGGCTGGGATCATGCCCTTCGATGAGAAAACAATGTACTTCTTTAAAGAAATTGGCTTAGATATTAGGGAAGGAATATCCGCAGACCCAGATGCTACTTATTTAGAAACATATACTTTTGACTTAAGTAATTTGGAACCACAAATTGCTCTTCCCCATCAAGTAGACAATGTATTGCCTATATCAAAAGTAGATAAAATAAAGATTCATGAAGCTTATATTGGAACATGCACTAATGGTAGATTAGAAGATCTAAGGCTTTCTGCTAATTTGTTGAAGGGCAAAAAAATAGCAAAAGGGGTAAAATTTATAGTTGCTCCAGCCTCAAAAAGGATCTATCTTCAAGCATTAAAAGAAGGTCTTATAGAAACTTTTATTAATGCTGGAGCTGTAGTAGTTAATCCTGGCTGTGGTCCTTGTGTTGGAACTCACCAGGGAGTACCTGCAGATAACGAGAATGTAATTTCTACAGCAAATAGGAATTTTAAAGGAAGGATGGGGAATAACAAAGCCTTTATATATTTAGCCTCTCCACTAACTGTAACTGCATCTGCGATTAAAGGTGAAATTACAAATCCGTTGGAAGTTTTAGATTAG